One Actinoplanes missouriensis 431 DNA segment encodes these proteins:
- a CDS encoding NfeD family protein, whose product MATATVVFLVIGGVGLAILAFALLGGEIAHLGSFGADGLVSLEAVAGFLGALGFAGAITVELLDARTPGLIAASALVALIAAFVAAWLALRFSRAARDMPTDATPTRAHLVGTMGVVVTAVPAGGGYGEVRVRLGGQPVKLNARAEQALPAGTPIFVVEAPTDTSVVVEATPHTGKA is encoded by the coding sequence GTGGCGACGGCGACAGTGGTGTTCCTGGTGATCGGCGGCGTGGGGCTGGCGATCCTGGCGTTCGCCCTGCTCGGCGGCGAGATCGCGCATCTCGGCAGCTTCGGGGCGGACGGCCTGGTCTCGCTCGAGGCGGTCGCCGGTTTCCTGGGCGCCCTCGGGTTCGCCGGCGCGATCACCGTGGAGCTGCTCGATGCCCGTACCCCCGGGTTGATCGCCGCATCCGCGCTGGTCGCGCTCATCGCCGCGTTTGTGGCCGCCTGGCTCGCGCTGCGCTTCTCGCGCGCCGCCCGGGACATGCCCACCGACGCCACACCCACCCGGGCCCACCTGGTCGGCACGATGGGCGTCGTGGTCACCGCGGTGCCCGCCGGCGGTGGTTACGGCGAGGTGCGCGTGCGCCTCGGCGGACAGCCGGTCAAGCTCAACGCCCGCGCCGAGCAGGCCCTGCCGGCCGGCACCCCGATCTTCGTGGTGGAAGCACCCACGGACACCAGCGTCGTCGTCGAAGCGACCCCGCACACCGGAAAGGCATAG
- a CDS encoding flotillin family protein gives MSPLLISIAGVVLLVVLLVLFVLSRIKVAGPNEAFIITGRKGRVTQSADGTSSTDLSGQKVVMGASVFVMPVVQRLQSLDLSSRRIDVSIKGAVSKQGIRAELHGVAIVKVGGTEDAIRAAAQRFLHQQDEIEDFTREVLAGALRSIVGRLTVEEIIRDRAAFASAVAEEAEHSMTNQGLVLDTFQLQDILAEGSYLQDLGRPEAARVLKDAAIAEARARQAAEQERLLAEEAIAEAERNLALKKAGIQAEIDAAKAKSDAAGPLAQAERDQAILAEQQKVAERNAELKQRQLDTEVRKPADAARYKVEQEAEAARNASVIGADAQRQATIAAAQASAEQARLTGEGERARRAALAEAHAIEGAKEGEAEQRRRTAIAEAIEREGAAEAAAILARGQAEAEAMARKADAFAAYGEAAVLDLLVKVLPQVVEAAAAPMGAIDKMTVISTDGASSLTKSVANNVAQGLQLGTDLTGVDLAGLLAKLGSAGVAAKSGAAMSGAATSVADENGRTLDSEVR, from the coding sequence ATGTCACCCCTTCTCATCTCCATCGCAGGCGTGGTCCTGCTGGTCGTTCTGCTGGTTTTGTTCGTCCTGTCCCGGATCAAGGTCGCCGGGCCGAACGAGGCGTTCATCATCACCGGCCGCAAGGGCCGGGTCACCCAGTCCGCCGACGGCACCAGCAGCACCGACCTGTCCGGGCAGAAAGTCGTGATGGGCGCCTCGGTGTTCGTCATGCCGGTCGTCCAGCGGCTGCAGTCGCTCGACCTCTCCAGCCGCCGCATCGACGTCAGCATCAAGGGCGCCGTCTCCAAGCAGGGCATCCGGGCCGAGCTGCACGGCGTGGCGATCGTCAAGGTCGGCGGCACCGAGGACGCGATCCGCGCCGCCGCCCAGCGGTTCCTGCACCAGCAGGACGAGATCGAGGACTTCACCCGTGAGGTGCTGGCCGGCGCGCTGCGCTCGATCGTCGGCCGGCTCACCGTCGAGGAGATCATCCGTGACCGGGCGGCGTTCGCCAGCGCGGTCGCCGAGGAAGCCGAGCACTCGATGACCAATCAGGGTCTGGTGCTCGACACCTTCCAGCTGCAGGACATCCTGGCCGAGGGGTCGTACCTTCAGGACCTGGGCCGTCCCGAGGCCGCGCGCGTGCTCAAGGACGCGGCGATCGCCGAGGCCCGCGCCCGGCAGGCCGCCGAGCAGGAGCGGCTGCTCGCCGAGGAGGCGATCGCCGAGGCCGAGCGGAACCTCGCGCTCAAGAAGGCCGGCATCCAGGCCGAGATCGACGCCGCGAAGGCGAAGTCCGACGCGGCCGGCCCGCTCGCCCAGGCCGAGCGCGACCAGGCGATCCTCGCCGAGCAGCAGAAGGTCGCCGAGCGCAACGCCGAGCTCAAGCAGCGCCAGCTCGACACCGAGGTGCGCAAGCCCGCCGACGCCGCACGGTACAAGGTGGAGCAGGAGGCCGAGGCCGCCCGCAACGCGTCGGTCATCGGCGCCGACGCGCAGCGGCAGGCCACGATCGCGGCCGCGCAGGCCTCCGCCGAGCAGGCCCGCCTGACCGGTGAGGGTGAGCGGGCCCGCCGTGCCGCACTCGCCGAGGCGCACGCCATCGAGGGCGCCAAGGAGGGTGAGGCGGAGCAGCGCCGCCGGACCGCTATCGCCGAGGCGATCGAGCGCGAGGGTGCCGCCGAGGCTGCGGCCATCCTGGCCCGCGGTCAGGCCGAGGCCGAGGCGATGGCCCGCAAGGCCGACGCCTTCGCGGCGTACGGTGAGGCTGCCGTCCTCGACCTGCTGGTCAAGGTCCTCCCCCAGGTCGTCGAGGCCGCCGCCGCTCCGATGGGCGCCATCGACAAGATGACGGTCATCTCGACGGACGGCGCCTCGTCACTGACCAAGTCGGTGGCGAACAACGTGGCCCAGGGACTTCAGCTGGGCACCGACCTGACCGGGGTCGACCTGGCGGGGCTGCTCGCCAAGCTTGGCTCCGCCGGTGTGGCTGCCAAGTCCGGGGCTGCCATGTCCGGGGCTGCCACGTCTGTGGCTGACGAGAACGGGCGGACGTTGGATTCTGAGGTGCGCTAG
- the ligA gene encoding NAD-dependent DNA ligase LigA: MTETFASRDEFDQAVAEARRAARAYYDSGDVLMTDADYDALADRIAAATATHPEWDDQGVTTAVAAGSSAGGDVRHPTPMLSLDKITTPEEVAAFVATLGGDGCLVEVKLDGLAIRAEYVSGALTLAALRGDGSTGEDVTGQVRRGIAGLPVALGSDWTGEVRGEVYMTVADFEASSANRVAAGGKAFVNSRGAVAGAIRSVDRVYECPMTFAAYEISGEFDTHLERMAFAGTLGFPAACGLIPSVAGERHTAEEVTAAIEEIGAHRDDLDFPIDGAVIKANRDSTRRRLGLASRTPYWAAAFKYPPDTAATVLRDIEVRVGRTGRITLRAVIDPVYVAGTTVTRATLHNPQWVLDQGLAIGQTVAVWRAGDVIPRVTTPIGEQPHDLLPWAPPEVCPQCGEAWDKSSLLWRCHTPSCSLVGAVTYAAGRDCLDVDGLGEEIVIALVESGLVRDLADLFTLTAEQFATTRTGEGNRQVGASTAARIMAGLEHARQQPFNRVITALGIRMTGRSVGRWLASRFKTMDALRAATVEEIAEIDKMGLIKAQHVVDGLAAMSGVIDRLAAAGLAMAVADDGAAKPLAGQVYVVSGSVPGYTRTTVSERIEALGGTASGSVSAKTTALVTAETGTSKAKKAAQLGIPVLDPEEFARMLA, encoded by the coding sequence ATGACCGAGACGTTCGCCAGCCGTGACGAGTTCGACCAGGCCGTGGCCGAGGCGCGCCGGGCCGCCCGGGCCTATTACGACAGCGGCGACGTGCTGATGACCGACGCCGACTACGACGCGCTCGCCGACCGGATCGCCGCGGCCACGGCCACCCACCCGGAGTGGGACGACCAGGGCGTGACCACCGCGGTGGCGGCCGGGTCCTCGGCCGGTGGCGACGTGCGGCACCCCACGCCGATGCTCTCCCTCGACAAGATCACCACGCCGGAGGAGGTGGCCGCGTTCGTCGCCACCCTCGGCGGCGACGGCTGCCTGGTCGAGGTGAAACTCGACGGCCTGGCGATCCGCGCGGAGTATGTGTCGGGCGCCCTCACGCTCGCTGCGCTGCGCGGCGACGGCAGCACGGGGGAGGACGTCACGGGTCAGGTCCGGCGCGGCATCGCCGGCCTGCCGGTCGCGCTCGGCAGCGACTGGACCGGCGAGGTGCGCGGCGAGGTCTACATGACCGTCGCCGACTTCGAGGCCTCCAGCGCCAACCGGGTCGCCGCCGGCGGCAAGGCGTTCGTCAACTCGCGGGGCGCGGTCGCCGGCGCGATCCGCAGCGTCGACCGGGTCTACGAGTGCCCGATGACCTTCGCGGCCTACGAGATCAGCGGCGAGTTCGACACCCACCTGGAGCGGATGGCGTTCGCCGGCACGCTCGGCTTCCCGGCCGCCTGCGGCCTGATCCCGTCGGTCGCCGGCGAACGCCACACCGCCGAGGAGGTCACCGCCGCGATCGAGGAGATCGGCGCCCACCGCGACGACCTCGACTTCCCGATCGACGGCGCGGTGATCAAGGCGAACCGGGACAGCACCCGCCGCCGGCTCGGCCTGGCGAGCCGCACGCCCTACTGGGCGGCCGCTTTCAAGTACCCGCCGGACACCGCCGCCACCGTGCTGCGGGACATCGAGGTGCGGGTCGGCCGGACCGGGCGGATCACGCTGCGCGCCGTCATCGACCCGGTCTACGTCGCCGGCACCACGGTGACCCGCGCGACCCTGCACAACCCGCAGTGGGTGCTCGACCAGGGTCTGGCGATCGGCCAGACCGTCGCGGTGTGGCGGGCCGGTGACGTGATCCCGCGGGTCACCACCCCGATCGGCGAGCAGCCTCACGACCTGCTCCCGTGGGCGCCGCCCGAGGTGTGCCCGCAGTGCGGCGAGGCGTGGGACAAGTCGAGCCTGCTGTGGCGCTGTCACACGCCGTCCTGCTCCCTGGTCGGCGCCGTGACCTACGCCGCCGGCCGGGACTGCCTCGACGTCGACGGCCTCGGCGAGGAGATCGTGATCGCCCTGGTCGAGTCCGGTCTCGTCCGTGACCTGGCCGACCTCTTCACGCTGACCGCCGAGCAGTTCGCGACCACCCGCACCGGCGAGGGCAACCGCCAGGTCGGCGCCTCCACCGCGGCCCGCATCATGGCCGGTCTGGAGCACGCCCGCCAGCAGCCGTTCAACCGCGTCATCACCGCCCTCGGCATCCGGATGACCGGCCGTTCGGTCGGCCGCTGGCTGGCGTCCCGCTTCAAGACGATGGACGCCCTGCGCGCCGCCACCGTCGAGGAGATCGCCGAGATCGACAAGATGGGCCTGATCAAAGCGCAGCACGTGGTGGACGGCCTGGCCGCGATGTCCGGCGTGATCGACCGCCTGGCAGCCGCCGGCCTGGCCATGGCGGTCGCCGACGACGGCGCCGCGAAACCGCTGGCCGGCCAGGTCTACGTGGTGAGCGGCAGCGTCCCCGGCTACACCCGCACCACGGTGAGCGAGCGCATCGAGGCCCTGGGCGGCACCGCCAGCGGCAGCGTCTCCGCGAAGACGACGGCGCTGGTCACCGCCGAGACCGGCACCAGCAAGGCGAAGAAGGCAGCCCAGCTCGGCATCCCGGTCCTGGACCCGGAGGAGTTCGCCCGCATGCTCGCCTAA
- a CDS encoding MarR family winged helix-turn-helix transcriptional regulator yields MGIRDDAIEVRAQGWRRLAALHGLIETELERRLQASHKLSVVEYTVLDALSRQDGWHMRMRQLARAAALSSSATTRLVTRLEDRGLLTRILCADDRRGIYTELTPAGQALLDQARPTHDQTLTESLAEATKQPELEGLVAFLQA; encoded by the coding sequence GTGGGGATCCGGGATGACGCCATCGAGGTGCGGGCGCAGGGCTGGCGCCGGCTCGCTGCGCTGCACGGCCTGATCGAGACCGAGCTGGAGCGCCGGCTGCAGGCGTCACACAAGCTGTCGGTGGTGGAGTACACGGTGCTCGACGCGCTGAGCCGGCAGGACGGCTGGCACATGCGGATGCGCCAGCTGGCCCGGGCCGCCGCGCTCTCCAGCAGCGCCACCACCCGGCTGGTCACCCGGCTGGAGGACCGCGGCCTGCTCACCCGGATCCTCTGCGCCGACGACCGGCGCGGCATCTACACCGAGCTCACCCCGGCCGGGCAGGCGCTGCTCGACCAGGCCCGCCCCACCCATGACCAGACGCTGACCGAGTCGCTGGCGGAGGCGACGAAACAGCCCGAGCTTGAGGGGCTTGTCGCGTTCCTGCAGGCGTGA
- a CDS encoding MFS transporter, producing the protein MPIALYALAIGGFGIGLTEFVIAGLLPEVAADFRVTESVAGYLISGYALSVAVGAIALTAALGRVDRKKALLGLMILFIAGNLLSAVAANYELMLLGRILAALCHGAFFGIGSVVAADLVPAHRKAAAISIMFAGLTVANVLGVPLGTFLGQAAGWRATFWAIAAVGVIAFAGIALLTPPTPAAERSADSEWRIFANRQVWLSMIVTVLGYGGMFGAFSYIAYTLTGVSGFAASTVPWLLVLFGVGLFAGNIAGGKAADKNLGGTLVALLTGLAVVLAVFAATAGSQIATVAGLILMGGFGFATVPGLQMRILGHAQGAPTLASGANIAAFNVGNAFGAWIGGLTLAAGLGYTAPLWAAAAVTLAGLLVFVIAARLPGGEFHRPTGVANSTIAA; encoded by the coding sequence ATGCCCATCGCGCTCTACGCGCTCGCCATCGGCGGGTTCGGCATCGGGCTGACCGAATTCGTCATCGCCGGCCTGCTGCCCGAGGTCGCCGCCGACTTCCGCGTCACCGAGTCCGTGGCCGGCTACCTGATCTCCGGATACGCCCTCTCGGTGGCCGTCGGCGCGATCGCCCTGACCGCCGCCCTCGGCCGCGTCGACCGGAAGAAGGCGCTGCTCGGCCTGATGATCCTGTTCATCGCCGGCAACCTGCTCTCCGCGGTCGCCGCGAACTACGAGCTCATGCTGCTCGGCCGGATCCTCGCGGCCCTCTGCCACGGCGCCTTCTTCGGCATCGGCTCGGTGGTCGCCGCCGACCTCGTGCCCGCGCACCGCAAAGCCGCCGCGATCTCCATCATGTTCGCCGGCCTGACCGTCGCGAACGTCCTCGGCGTCCCGCTCGGCACCTTCCTCGGGCAGGCAGCCGGCTGGCGTGCCACCTTCTGGGCGATCGCCGCGGTCGGTGTGATCGCGTTCGCCGGGATCGCCCTGCTCACCCCGCCCACCCCGGCCGCCGAGCGCTCGGCGGACAGCGAGTGGCGAATCTTCGCGAACCGCCAGGTCTGGCTTTCCATGATCGTGACGGTGCTCGGTTACGGCGGCATGTTCGGCGCCTTCAGCTACATCGCCTACACCCTCACCGGCGTCAGCGGGTTCGCTGCTTCGACCGTACCGTGGCTGCTTGTTCTTTTCGGGGTCGGGCTTTTCGCCGGGAACATCGCCGGCGGCAAGGCCGCGGACAAGAACCTCGGGGGTACGCTCGTCGCCCTGCTCACCGGGCTCGCGGTGGTCCTGGCGGTCTTCGCCGCGACCGCGGGCAGCCAGATCGCGACGGTCGCCGGGCTGATCCTGATGGGCGGCTTCGGCTTCGCCACCGTCCCCGGCCTGCAGATGCGCATCCTCGGCCACGCTCAGGGCGCGCCCACGCTCGCCTCCGGCGCCAACATCGCGGCGTTCAACGTGGGCAACGCGTTCGGCGCCTGGATCGGCGGTCTCACCCTCGCGGCCGGCCTCGGCTACACCGCGCCGCTCTGGGCCGCCGCCGCCGTGACCCTGGCCGGCCTGCTCGTCTTCGTCATCGCCGCGCGCCTGCCCGGCGGCGAGTTCCACCGTCCCACCGGCGTGGCGAATTCCACGATCGCCGCCTGA
- a CDS encoding aldo/keto reductase yields the protein MNITLNDGVVMPQLGFGVFQIPDAETTAAVSTALATGYRSIDTAAIYGNEAGVGTAIAASGIPRDELFVTTKLWISDLGRASARDALRASLDRLGLDHVDLYLIHWPAPATDAYLEAWQGLEDLRADGLTRSIGVSNFEPAHLNRIAGLGGTVPSVNQIELHPLLRNRAAEAAASRHGTVTEAWSPLAQGGALDAAPIVAAARAHGVTAAQVVLRWHLQQGRVVIPKSVTPHRIAENFDVFGFELSAPELAAIDALDADGRTGPHPLTFNG from the coding sequence GTGAACATCACCCTCAACGACGGCGTCGTCATGCCGCAGCTCGGCTTCGGCGTCTTCCAGATCCCCGACGCCGAGACCACCGCCGCGGTCAGCACGGCGCTGGCGACCGGGTACCGCAGCATCGACACCGCCGCGATCTACGGCAACGAGGCCGGCGTGGGCACGGCGATCGCCGCGTCCGGCATCCCGCGCGACGAGCTCTTCGTCACCACCAAGCTCTGGATCAGCGACCTGGGCCGGGCGTCGGCGCGCGACGCGCTGCGCGCCAGCCTGGACCGGCTCGGCCTGGACCACGTCGACCTCTACCTGATCCACTGGCCGGCCCCGGCGACCGACGCGTACCTGGAGGCCTGGCAGGGTCTGGAGGACCTGCGCGCGGACGGGCTGACCCGCAGCATCGGCGTGTCCAACTTCGAGCCGGCGCACCTGAACCGGATCGCCGGACTCGGCGGCACCGTGCCGTCGGTCAACCAGATCGAGCTGCACCCGCTGCTGCGCAACCGGGCGGCCGAGGCCGCCGCATCCCGGCACGGGACCGTGACCGAGGCGTGGAGTCCCCTGGCGCAGGGCGGCGCCCTCGACGCCGCCCCGATCGTCGCGGCGGCGCGGGCGCACGGCGTCACCGCGGCGCAGGTGGTGCTGCGCTGGCACCTGCAGCAGGGCCGGGTGGTGATCCCGAAGTCGGTGACACCGCACCGGATCGCGGAGAACTTCGACGTCTTCGGTTTCGAGCTGTCGGCGCCGGAGCTGGCCGCGATCGACGCCCTGGACGCGGACGGCCGCACCGGCCCGCACCCGCTGACCTTCAACGGCTGA
- a CDS encoding alpha/beta fold hydrolase, with protein sequence MSHDRVSHHETKTPDGRVLTYDVTGHPDGEPVFLLHGSPGSRLGPKPRGSLLYRLGVQLICYDRPGYGGSTRAEHRTVADAAEDIRAVAADLNLRRFAVVGRSGGGPHALAAAALLPEMVTNTAVLVGLAPSDADGLDWLGGMTDGNVREYETAHNDWPKHVERLRLKADQARRNPEIMLDSLRGQMTDPDRRVVDDIGIRRLLTATYVEAFAQGPYGWIDDVAAFRSPWGFDLDAVTGPVLLWHGAEDNFSPVSHARWLAQRIPQAEIQVQASTAHFGAVEILFEVLNWLIADRTRISAVPGIRGRRRAACHAR encoded by the coding sequence GTGTCCCACGACCGAGTCAGTCACCATGAGACGAAGACCCCTGACGGACGGGTGCTCACCTACGACGTGACCGGTCATCCCGACGGCGAGCCGGTCTTCCTGCTGCACGGTTCCCCGGGCAGCCGCCTCGGCCCGAAACCCCGCGGCAGCCTCCTGTACCGCCTGGGCGTCCAGCTGATCTGCTACGACCGTCCCGGCTACGGCGGCTCCACCCGCGCCGAGCACCGGACCGTGGCGGACGCCGCCGAGGACATCCGGGCGGTGGCCGCGGACCTGAACCTCAGGCGGTTCGCGGTGGTGGGCCGCTCCGGGGGCGGCCCGCACGCGCTTGCCGCCGCCGCGCTGCTGCCGGAGATGGTGACCAATACGGCCGTGCTGGTCGGTCTCGCGCCGTCGGACGCGGACGGCCTGGATTGGCTCGGCGGAATGACGGACGGAAATGTCCGGGAATATGAGACCGCGCACAACGACTGGCCGAAACACGTCGAACGTTTACGCCTTAAAGCCGACCAGGCCCGCCGTAATCCGGAAATAATGCTTGATTCCCTGCGGGGTCAGATGACCGACCCTGATCGCCGGGTCGTCGACGACATCGGGATCCGCCGGCTGCTCACCGCCACCTATGTCGAGGCGTTCGCCCAGGGGCCGTACGGGTGGATCGACGACGTGGCGGCGTTCCGCTCGCCCTGGGGCTTCGACCTCGACGCCGTCACCGGGCCGGTCCTGCTCTGGCACGGTGCCGAGGACAACTTCTCCCCGGTCAGTCACGCCCGCTGGCTGGCCCAGCGGATCCCGCAGGCCGAGATCCAGGTGCAGGCGTCCACCGCCCACTTCGGAGCGGTGGAGATCCTCTTCGAGGTCCTCAACTGGCTGATCGCCGACCGGACCCGGATCTCCGCAGTTCCGGGAATCCGGGGACGGCGGCGAGCCGCATGTCACGCGCGCTGA
- a CDS encoding DUF1707 SHOCT-like domain-containing protein, translating into MRVERQALFRHPRLEGIEDGIGFGGAREAIGQRHDPPSLSEGIGVFSVRGSARGGSCARPVSDGDRERVAELLHRACGDGRLTLEEFSVRVDAVRAAEDASEEGVAPTPVVGSSRTADRVITGCRGRSGRGQRVQRA; encoded by the coding sequence ATGCGCGTAGAGCGTCAGGCCCTGTTCCGCCACCCACGCCTGGAAGGCATCGAAGACGGCATCGGGTTCGGAGGTGCCCGGGAGGCGATCGGTCAGCGTCATGATCCGCCAAGTCTCTCAGAGGGGATCGGCGTCTTTTCGGTTAGGGGTTCCGCGCGTGGCGGTTCCTGTGCCCGCCCCGTCTCCGACGGTGACCGCGAGCGGGTGGCCGAGTTGCTCCACCGCGCCTGCGGCGACGGCCGGCTCACCCTGGAGGAGTTCAGCGTACGGGTCGATGCGGTCCGGGCGGCCGAGGACGCGTCAGAAGAGGGAGTCGCGCCCACGCCGGTCGTCGGCTCGTCCCGCACCGCAGACAGGGTCATCACGGGGTGTCGAGGTCGATCTGGCCGGGGTCAGCGTGTTCAGCGCGCGTGA
- a CDS encoding DEAD/DEAH box helicase, whose translation MTLTDRLPGTSEPDAVFDAFQAWVAEQGLTLYAHQEEALIEIATGANVILNTPTGSGKSLVATGAHFAALAGDRTTFYTAPIKALVSEKFFALCAVFGAQNVGMLTGDASVNADAPIICCTAEILANLALREGADADVGQVVMDEFHFYAEPDRGWAWQVPLIELPQAQFILMSATLGDTTRFVDDLSQRTGRETAVVSSVERPVPLLFEYAMTPLHETIEELLSTRQSPVYIVHFTQAAALERAQSLMSINMCTREEKDKIAAAIGNFRFTAGFGRTLSRLVRHGIGVHHAGMLPKYRRLVETLAQAGLLKVICGTDTLGVGINVPIRTVLFTGLSKYDGVKTRLLKAREFHQIAGRAGRAGYDTIGTVIVQAPEHVIDNERALAKAGDDPKKRRKVVRKKPPEGQIGWGRPTFDRLVEADPEPLTSSFQVSHAMLLNVMNRGGDPYQAMKHLLTENHEERPSQRRLIRRTVAIARALIAGGVIERTESGVYRLVEDLQLDFALNQALSPFALACLELLDKESPEYPLDVVSVIESTLEDPRQVVSAQRQKARGEAVNAMKSEGIEYEERMQLLEDVTWPQPLKELLDAAYETYRRGHPWVADYELKPKSVVRDMFERAMTFTEYISFYGLSRSEGLVLRYLADAYRALRQTVPEDARTEELTDLIEWLGELVRQVDSSLLDEWARLQNPGADPEEVRLDDKPPAVTRNARAFRVLVRNAMFRRVELAALRRWDLLGEMDAESGWPAERWQKAIGEYFEEYDELGTGPAARGPAFLDIEQGPEVWTVRQVFEDPEGDHDWGIDATVDLAASDEAGTAAITVTAVGPH comes from the coding sequence ATGACGCTGACCGATCGCCTCCCGGGCACCTCCGAACCCGATGCCGTCTTCGATGCCTTCCAGGCGTGGGTGGCGGAACAGGGCCTGACGCTCTACGCGCATCAGGAGGAAGCGCTCATCGAGATCGCCACCGGGGCGAACGTCATCCTGAACACGCCCACCGGCTCCGGCAAGAGCCTGGTCGCGACCGGCGCGCACTTCGCCGCGCTGGCCGGCGACCGGACCACCTTCTACACCGCGCCGATCAAGGCCCTGGTCAGCGAGAAGTTCTTCGCCCTCTGCGCGGTCTTCGGCGCGCAGAACGTCGGCATGCTGACCGGTGACGCCAGCGTCAACGCGGACGCCCCGATCATCTGCTGCACCGCGGAGATCCTGGCGAACCTGGCGCTGCGCGAGGGCGCGGACGCCGACGTCGGCCAGGTCGTGATGGACGAGTTCCACTTCTACGCCGAGCCGGACCGGGGCTGGGCGTGGCAGGTGCCGCTGATCGAGCTGCCGCAGGCCCAGTTCATCCTGATGTCGGCGACGCTCGGCGACACCACCCGCTTCGTCGACGACCTCTCGCAACGGACCGGGCGCGAGACCGCGGTGGTCAGCAGCGTCGAGCGGCCGGTGCCGCTTCTCTTCGAGTACGCCATGACACCGCTCCACGAGACGATCGAGGAACTGCTCTCCACCAGGCAGTCGCCGGTCTACATCGTGCACTTCACGCAGGCCGCCGCCCTGGAACGCGCGCAGTCCCTGATGAGCATCAACATGTGCACCCGCGAGGAGAAGGACAAGATCGCCGCGGCGATCGGCAACTTCCGGTTCACGGCGGGTTTCGGGCGGACGCTCTCCCGGCTGGTCCGGCACGGCATCGGCGTGCACCACGCGGGCATGCTGCCGAAGTACCGCCGGCTCGTCGAGACGCTCGCCCAGGCCGGCCTGCTGAAGGTCATCTGCGGCACGGACACCCTCGGCGTCGGCATCAACGTGCCGATCCGCACGGTGCTCTTCACCGGCCTGTCGAAATACGACGGCGTGAAGACCCGCCTGCTCAAGGCGCGTGAGTTCCACCAGATCGCGGGCCGGGCCGGCCGCGCCGGGTACGACACCATCGGCACCGTCATCGTGCAGGCCCCCGAGCACGTCATCGACAACGAACGAGCCCTCGCTAAAGCCGGCGACGACCCGAAGAAGCGCCGCAAGGTGGTCCGCAAGAAGCCCCCGGAGGGCCAGATCGGCTGGGGGCGGCCCACGTTCGACCGGCTCGTGGAGGCCGACCCGGAGCCGCTGACGTCGTCGTTCCAGGTGTCACACGCGATGCTGCTCAACGTCATGAACCGGGGTGGCGACCCCTATCAGGCGATGAAGCACCTGCTCACCGAGAACCACGAGGAACGGCCCTCGCAGCGCCGGCTCATCCGGCGCACGGTCGCGATCGCCCGGGCGCTGATCGCGGGCGGCGTCATCGAACGTACCGAAAGCGGGGTTTATCGGCTTGTCGAAGATCTCCAGCTGGACTTCGCGCTGAACCAGGCGCTGTCACCGTTCGCCCTGGCCTGCCTGGAGCTGCTCGACAAGGAGTCCCCGGAGTACCCGCTCGACGTCGTCAGCGTCATCGAATCCACCCTCGAGGACCCGCGGCAGGTCGTCTCCGCGCAGCGTCAGAAGGCGCGCGGCGAGGCCGTCAACGCCATGAAATCCGAGGGCATCGAGTACGAGGAGCGGATGCAGCTCCTCGAGGACGTGACCTGGCCCCAGCCGCTGAAGGAGCTGCTCGACGCGGCCTACGAGACGTACCGGCGGGGACACCCGTGGGTCGCCGACTACGAGCTCAAGCCGAAGTCCGTGGTCCGCGACATGTTCGAGCGGGCCATGACCTTCACCGAGTACATCTCGTTCTACGGGCTGTCCCGCTCCGAGGGCCTGGTGCTGCGCTACCTCGCGGACGCCTACCGCGCGCTGCGCCAGACCGTCCCCGAGGACGCCCGCACCGAGGAGCTCACCGACCTGATCGAGTGGCTCGGCGAGCTGGTCCGCCAGGTCGACTCCAGCCTGCTCGACGAGTGGGCCCGGCTGCAGAACCCGGGGGCGGACCCGGAAGAGGTACGCCTCGACGACAAGCCGCCGGCCGTCACCCGCAACGCCCGCGCGTTCCGGGTCCTGGTCCGCAACGCGATGTTCCGCCGGGTCGAGCTGGCCGCGCTGCGCCGCTGGGACCTGCTCGGCGAGATGGACGCCGAGTCGGGCTGGCCGGCCGAGCGCTGGCAGAAGGCGATCGGCGAGTACTTCGAGGAGTACGACGAGCTGGGCACCGGGCCGGCGGCGCGCGGGCCGGCGTTCCTGGACATCGAGCAGGGCCCGGAGGTGTGGACGGTCCGCCAGGTCTTCGAGGACCCGGAGGGCGACCACGACTGGGGCATCGACGCCACGGTGGACCTGGCGGCGTCCGACGAGGCCGGCACCGCCGCGATCACGGTGACGGCGGTGGGCCCGCACTGA